One genomic segment of Panicum virgatum strain AP13 chromosome 2N, P.virgatum_v5, whole genome shotgun sequence includes these proteins:
- the LOC120661605 gene encoding BTB/POZ domain-containing protein At3g22104-like isoform X1, whose product MSRVVLEVDVNGEELFVVDKDILARFCGRIRRLVVAGAASAKRPRRVALHGFPGGAEAFELVARLCYADGGCGGAVTAANACVLRCAAEFLDMAADAPEAASTAAPSLVRMTEKALEEMPHWPWHAVVDAVKQCQRLLPLADTTGAFDAAVAALVSHMTVPPPAGDATPTSSSPESSAFRFSCDTKSSSLSLRGSCISRTWWFEDLVSLRPGTVERVAAALVARGTDHRIVARFLFYYLKCRIAGASAEDKKAMLEASVTVMSGLDRSAVSSKGLFGILRIAAPLKLTDACQQRLVAMIGRKLDHATLDNLLVPAPAGTGSLYDVNLVLRFLEAFLRGGAPDELARLKVGRLVDLYLAEVAPDPSLRPAKFLEFATALPAPARDCHDALYRAIDVYFQVHGRLTEEEKMKICRGLSYEKLSPECCKHLARNGAFPTRAAVQALASQHTVLKSLVLRDPAELKPVAPSPPPSTGKRRETCYDDGGRGGGENDGQVILYAGRLDLTLENQNLRSLLDGMHWRVMELEKVCSRMKTQMTKMKARRAGSRTARSLPRMCS is encoded by the exons ATGAGCCGTGTCGTCCTTGAGGTAGATGTGAACGGCGAGGAGCTCTTCGTTGTTGACAAG GATATCCTTGCGCGGTTCTGCGGTAGGATCAGGAGGTTGGTGGTCGCCGGCGCAGCGTCCGCGAAGCGGCCTCGGAGGGTAGCGCTGCACGGCTTCCCCGGTGGCGCCGAGGCGTTCGAGCTCGTCGCGAGGTTGTGTTACGccgacggcggctgcggcggcgcggtgacCGCGGCCAACGCTTGCGTGCTCCGCTGCGCGGCGGAGTTCTTGGATATGGCGGCGGACGCGCCCGAGGCGGCGTCGACGGCCGCGCCGAGCCTGGTGAGGATGACGGAGAAGGCGCTCGAGGAGATGCCGCACTGGCCGTGGCACGCCGTCGTGGACGCCGTGAAGCAGTGCCAGCGCCTGCTCCCGCTCGCCGACACCACCGGCGCGTTCGACGCGGCCGTGGCCGCGCTGGTGTCCCACATGACGGTGCCCCCGCCTGCCGGGGACGccacgccgacgagctcctcgCCGGAGAGCTCGGCGTTCCGGTTCTCGTGCGACACCAAGAGCAGCAGCCTCAGCCTGCGGGGGTCCTGCATCAGCCGCACCTGGTGGTTCGAGGACCTCGTGTCGCTCCGCCCCGGCACGGTGGAGCGCGTCGCCGCGGCGCTCGTGGCCAGGGGCACCGACCACCGCATCGTCGCCCGGTTCCTCTTCTACTACCTCAAGTGCCGCATCGCCGGCGCGAGCGCCGAGGACAAGAAGGCGATGCTGGAGGCGTCGGTCACCGTCATGTCCGGCCTCGACCGGAGCGCGGTCTCCAGCAAGGGCCTCTTCGGCATCCTCCGGATCGCCGCGCCGCTCAAGCTGACCGACGCGTGCCAGCAACGGCTCGTCGCCATGATCGGCCGCAAGCTGGACCACGCCACGCTAGACAACCTCCTcgtcccggcgccggcgggtacGGGCAGCCTGTACGACGTGAACCTGGTGCTCAGGTTCTTGGAGGCcttcctccgcggcggcgcccccgacgAGCTGGCGAGGCTGAAGGTGGGCAGGCTCGTCGACCTCTACCTGGCCGAGGTcgccccggacccgtccctgcGCCCGGCCAAGTTCCTCGAGTTCGCCACCGCGCTGCCAGCTCCGGCGAGGGACTGCCACGACGCGCTGTATCGCGCCATCGACGTCTATTTCCAG GTCCACGGTCGCCTGACGGAGGAGGAGAAGATGAAGATCTGCAGGGGCCTGAGCTACGAGAAGCTGTCGCCGGAGTGCTGCAAGCACCTGGCGAGGAACGGCGCGTTCCCGACGAGGGCGGCGGTGCAGGCGCTGGCGTCGCAGCACACGGTGCTCAAGAGCCTCGTCCTGCGCGACCCGGCCGAGCTGAAGCCGGTGGCGCCGTCCCCTCCCCCGTCCACCGGGAAGCGCCGCGAGACCTGCTACGAtgacggcggccgcggtggcggcgagaaCGACGGGCAGGTGATCCTGTACGCGGGGCGGCTGGACCTGACGCTGGAGAACCAGAACCTGCGGTCCCTCCTGGACGGGATGCACTGGCGCGTGATGGAGCTGGAGAAGGTGTGCAGCCGGATGAAGACGCAGATGACCAAGATGAAGGCCAGGAGGGCAGGCAGCCGCACCGCCAGGTCGCTCCCCAGGATGTGTTCTTGA
- the LOC120661605 gene encoding BTB/POZ domain-containing protein At3g22104-like isoform X2: MAADAPEAASTAAPSLVRMTEKALEEMPHWPWHAVVDAVKQCQRLLPLADTTGAFDAAVAALVSHMTVPPPAGDATPTSSSPESSAFRFSCDTKSSSLSLRGSCISRTWWFEDLVSLRPGTVERVAAALVARGTDHRIVARFLFYYLKCRIAGASAEDKKAMLEASVTVMSGLDRSAVSSKGLFGILRIAAPLKLTDACQQRLVAMIGRKLDHATLDNLLVPAPAGTGSLYDVNLVLRFLEAFLRGGAPDELARLKVGRLVDLYLAEVAPDPSLRPAKFLEFATALPAPARDCHDALYRAIDVYFQVHGRLTEEEKMKICRGLSYEKLSPECCKHLARNGAFPTRAAVQALASQHTVLKSLVLRDPAELKPVAPSPPPSTGKRRETCYDDGGRGGGENDGQVILYAGRLDLTLENQNLRSLLDGMHWRVMELEKVCSRMKTQMTKMKARRAGSRTARSLPRMCS, from the exons ATGGCGGCGGACGCGCCCGAGGCGGCGTCGACGGCCGCGCCGAGCCTGGTGAGGATGACGGAGAAGGCGCTCGAGGAGATGCCGCACTGGCCGTGGCACGCCGTCGTGGACGCCGTGAAGCAGTGCCAGCGCCTGCTCCCGCTCGCCGACACCACCGGCGCGTTCGACGCGGCCGTGGCCGCGCTGGTGTCCCACATGACGGTGCCCCCGCCTGCCGGGGACGccacgccgacgagctcctcgCCGGAGAGCTCGGCGTTCCGGTTCTCGTGCGACACCAAGAGCAGCAGCCTCAGCCTGCGGGGGTCCTGCATCAGCCGCACCTGGTGGTTCGAGGACCTCGTGTCGCTCCGCCCCGGCACGGTGGAGCGCGTCGCCGCGGCGCTCGTGGCCAGGGGCACCGACCACCGCATCGTCGCCCGGTTCCTCTTCTACTACCTCAAGTGCCGCATCGCCGGCGCGAGCGCCGAGGACAAGAAGGCGATGCTGGAGGCGTCGGTCACCGTCATGTCCGGCCTCGACCGGAGCGCGGTCTCCAGCAAGGGCCTCTTCGGCATCCTCCGGATCGCCGCGCCGCTCAAGCTGACCGACGCGTGCCAGCAACGGCTCGTCGCCATGATCGGCCGCAAGCTGGACCACGCCACGCTAGACAACCTCCTcgtcccggcgccggcgggtacGGGCAGCCTGTACGACGTGAACCTGGTGCTCAGGTTCTTGGAGGCcttcctccgcggcggcgcccccgacgAGCTGGCGAGGCTGAAGGTGGGCAGGCTCGTCGACCTCTACCTGGCCGAGGTcgccccggacccgtccctgcGCCCGGCCAAGTTCCTCGAGTTCGCCACCGCGCTGCCAGCTCCGGCGAGGGACTGCCACGACGCGCTGTATCGCGCCATCGACGTCTATTTCCAG GTCCACGGTCGCCTGACGGAGGAGGAGAAGATGAAGATCTGCAGGGGCCTGAGCTACGAGAAGCTGTCGCCGGAGTGCTGCAAGCACCTGGCGAGGAACGGCGCGTTCCCGACGAGGGCGGCGGTGCAGGCGCTGGCGTCGCAGCACACGGTGCTCAAGAGCCTCGTCCTGCGCGACCCGGCCGAGCTGAAGCCGGTGGCGCCGTCCCCTCCCCCGTCCACCGGGAAGCGCCGCGAGACCTGCTACGAtgacggcggccgcggtggcggcgagaaCGACGGGCAGGTGATCCTGTACGCGGGGCGGCTGGACCTGACGCTGGAGAACCAGAACCTGCGGTCCCTCCTGGACGGGATGCACTGGCGCGTGATGGAGCTGGAGAAGGTGTGCAGCCGGATGAAGACGCAGATGACCAAGATGAAGGCCAGGAGGGCAGGCAGCCGCACCGCCAGGTCGCTCCCCAGGATGTGTTCTTGA